From one Brevundimonas sp. PAMC22021 genomic stretch:
- the trbE gene encoding conjugal transfer protein TrbE gives MRFLDEHRRRPALLADHLPWAALVAPGVVLNKDGSFTRGLRFRGPDLESASDLELMSVRARLNNALKRLGSGWCLHVDARRRPAQAYPRSDFDVAAAWLVDAERRSLFETSEPAYETDYRAALTWLPPADETRRIERLLFDGAAPADRDWRTALDAFERETALIIDLLADALPEVALLDDSDLLTWLHDCVSPRDVELARPATPMFLDAWLADAPLLGGVSPTLDGQTLKVVSVRGLPSSTRPGLLDALGALPFAYRWSARWIGLDKADAETELIKLRKRWFAKRKGVGVLLREAITKEEVPLLDTDAAAKTEECDGALEALGSDACAFGYLTTTVTLMARDPGRVAEQARAVETALNAQGFVARIEDLNAVEAWLGSLPGEPYADVRRPLVSTLNLADLLPVSAAWAGPTADPRLESAPLLVARTSGSTPFRLALHVGDVGHAMVVGPTGSGKSALLAFLALQWFRYPGARVVAFDKGRSARAAALAAGGRWRPLQPGGDLALQPLARIEDDAERAWAAEWLADAIRLAGLEPTPQIREELWAALGALAQAPVSQRTLTVFSALVQNKAVAAALEPLTLKGPHGALVDGVATEDEVPSAFECFELEGLMATPSAVAPVLGALFHEIERGFDGRPTLLILDEAWLFLGETAFAARIREWLKTLRKRAVAVVFATQSLDDIVRSSIASALIESCPTQIFLPNPRALEPASADLYRMFGLNRRQLELIAWATPKRTYYLRQPDGRRLFDLKLTGAGLALCGASSPDDQALISRVCAALDPADVRPDRFAREFLKAKGVHHVDRVFDSFDPPAVDPASAHAAAD, from the coding sequence ATGCGCTTTCTTGATGAGCATCGCCGCAGGCCCGCGCTCCTGGCCGACCATCTCCCCTGGGCGGCCCTGGTGGCGCCTGGCGTGGTCCTGAACAAGGACGGCTCCTTCACGCGAGGCCTGCGGTTCCGCGGTCCCGACCTGGAATCCGCGTCGGACCTGGAGCTCATGTCGGTCCGAGCCCGCCTGAACAACGCCCTGAAGCGGCTGGGCAGCGGATGGTGCCTGCATGTCGACGCACGGCGTCGCCCTGCCCAGGCTTATCCACGAAGCGACTTCGACGTCGCCGCCGCCTGGCTGGTGGACGCCGAGCGCCGGTCGCTGTTCGAGACCAGCGAGCCCGCGTATGAGACCGACTACCGCGCCGCACTGACCTGGCTGCCGCCAGCCGATGAGACGCGCCGCATCGAGCGCCTGCTGTTCGACGGCGCGGCCCCGGCGGATCGGGACTGGCGCACCGCCCTGGACGCCTTTGAGCGCGAAACCGCGCTGATCATCGATCTGCTCGCCGACGCCCTCCCCGAGGTCGCGCTCCTTGACGACAGCGACCTTCTGACCTGGCTGCACGACTGCGTCTCGCCCCGAGACGTTGAGCTGGCGCGTCCAGCCACGCCCATGTTCCTTGACGCCTGGCTGGCGGATGCGCCGTTGCTGGGCGGGGTTTCTCCCACGCTGGACGGACAAACGCTCAAGGTCGTCTCGGTGCGCGGGCTCCCGTCCAGCACCCGGCCGGGTCTTCTGGACGCCCTGGGCGCCCTGCCGTTCGCCTATCGGTGGAGTGCGCGCTGGATCGGCCTGGACAAGGCCGACGCCGAGACCGAGCTGATCAAGCTGCGCAAGCGCTGGTTCGCCAAGCGCAAGGGGGTCGGCGTTCTGCTGCGCGAAGCCATCACCAAGGAAGAGGTTCCCCTTCTCGACACCGATGCGGCGGCAAAGACAGAAGAGTGCGACGGCGCTCTGGAAGCCCTTGGGTCGGACGCCTGCGCCTTTGGATATCTGACAACCACGGTCACGCTGATGGCCCGTGATCCGGGCCGGGTCGCAGAGCAGGCGCGCGCGGTGGAGACCGCGCTCAACGCCCAAGGCTTTGTGGCGCGCATCGAGGACCTGAACGCCGTCGAGGCGTGGCTAGGTTCCCTCCCGGGCGAACCCTACGCCGATGTGCGCCGCCCTCTGGTTTCGACGCTCAACCTGGCCGACCTCCTGCCGGTGTCGGCGGCCTGGGCCGGTCCAACGGCGGATCCCAGGCTGGAATCCGCGCCCCTGCTGGTGGCGCGCACCAGCGGCTCGACCCCCTTCCGGCTGGCCCTGCACGTCGGCGACGTGGGCCATGCCATGGTGGTTGGCCCGACCGGTTCGGGGAAAAGCGCGCTTCTCGCCTTTCTGGCGCTGCAGTGGTTTCGATATCCGGGGGCGCGGGTCGTGGCCTTTGACAAGGGCCGAAGCGCGCGGGCCGCCGCGCTTGCAGCGGGCGGCCGGTGGCGCCCGCTGCAGCCGGGCGGCGACCTCGCCCTTCAGCCGCTGGCGCGGATCGAGGACGATGCGGAGCGGGCCTGGGCCGCCGAATGGCTGGCCGATGCGATCCGCCTGGCGGGTCTGGAGCCAACGCCGCAAATCCGCGAGGAGCTCTGGGCGGCGTTGGGCGCCCTGGCTCAGGCTCCTGTCAGCCAGCGGACCCTGACGGTCTTCTCGGCCCTGGTCCAGAACAAGGCGGTCGCTGCCGCCCTGGAGCCGCTGACCCTCAAAGGGCCGCACGGCGCTCTGGTCGATGGCGTGGCGACGGAGGACGAGGTCCCCAGCGCCTTCGAGTGCTTCGAACTGGAGGGCCTGATGGCCACGCCGTCCGCGGTCGCCCCGGTGCTCGGCGCGCTCTTCCATGAGATCGAACGGGGCTTTGACGGGCGTCCGACGCTGCTGATCCTGGACGAGGCCTGGCTCTTCCTGGGCGAGACGGCCTTTGCGGCTCGTATTCGGGAATGGCTGAAGACGCTCCGCAAGAGGGCGGTGGCGGTGGTGTTCGCCACCCAGTCGCTGGACGACATTGTCCGCTCATCGATCGCTTCGGCCCTGATCGAGAGCTGCCCGACACAAATCTTTCTGCCGAACCCCCGCGCCCTCGAGCCCGCCTCGGCGGACCTCTACCGGATGTTCGGCCTCAATCGTCGTCAGCTTGAACTGATCGCCTGGGCGACGCCCAAGCGCACCTACTACCTGCGGCAGCCCGACGGCCGGCGTCTCTTCGACCTCAAGCTCACGGGGGCCGGGCTCGCGCTCTGCGGCGCCTCTTCGCCCGACGATCAGGCGCTGATCAGCCGCGTTTGCGCCGCGCTCGACCCGGCCGACGTCCGGCCGGACCGCTTCGCCCGAGAATTCCTCAAGGCCAAGGGAGTCCACCATGTTGATCGTGTCTTCGACAGCTTCGATCCGCCCGCCGTTGACCCCGCTTCCGCCCATGCCGCGGCGGACTAG
- a CDS encoding VirB3 family type IV secretion system protein — protein MAEPLTDVRPAGWELPIAAALTEPMTLAGMPRDYAILMGTVAVVLGLALRIWWLGLLWWAVAHAIGLYAARTDTRFFEVLRRHLALPGHLDA, from the coding sequence ATGGCGGAGCCCCTGACCGATGTCCGTCCCGCGGGCTGGGAGCTCCCCATCGCTGCGGCGCTGACCGAACCGATGACCTTGGCCGGCATGCCGCGCGACTACGCCATCCTGATGGGCACCGTCGCCGTGGTGCTCGGCCTGGCGCTTCGGATCTGGTGGCTGGGCCTTCTGTGGTGGGCGGTCGCCCATGCGATCGGCCTCTACGCCGCTCGCACGGACACGCGGTTCTTTGAGGTGTTGCGGCGCCATCTGGCCCTTCCGGGCCACCTCGATGCTTGA
- the trbL gene encoding P-type conjugative transfer protein TrbL, giving the protein MAGPGMETPNELMVVFSNTVTAGFDALSGSVNGVFGLLIALVVALTGIQWALSPHREVLAAGFGKVLLIGAFAWIINDWQALSETIYAGFLELGLTAGGGSLTRQEFLNPGAILQQGWEIVKALGETPAAVENPLDVMGNMADALILGLAMIGIMLAFALLALQIIVSLLEFKIVTLGGFVLLPFGIWNKTAFLAERPLGYVVSSGLKVLALAIVVSGARTIFDQLQPSSNPDIYEALTILVASLLLAMLAVFIPNLAAALVTGGPALGAGAALTGALAVAGGGALVGAGVAGAGAAAGRAAAVSGSVRSAAGAASASRSAPGGSPPPGGPGGRAAPSAPPPTAAGGSARERSASPSPPRGEPPIGPLGPSKSPSAKAEAPPPEPSAPLSSEPRTRAAGFQPQGGDRNAPDGGWPPLPGDAVPRLRGARPSGRSAALQAFFVANAGRGLMPAGESSGALKPTVTSED; this is encoded by the coding sequence ATGGCCGGCCCCGGCATGGAGACCCCCAACGAACTGATGGTGGTGTTCTCGAACACGGTCACAGCCGGCTTCGACGCCCTGTCCGGCTCGGTCAACGGCGTGTTCGGCCTGCTGATCGCGCTTGTGGTCGCCCTTACCGGCATCCAGTGGGCTCTGTCTCCGCATCGTGAAGTGCTCGCCGCCGGCTTCGGCAAGGTGCTGCTGATCGGCGCCTTCGCCTGGATCATCAACGACTGGCAGGCGCTTTCGGAAACGATCTACGCCGGCTTCCTTGAACTGGGCCTGACGGCCGGTGGCGGATCGCTGACCCGGCAGGAGTTCCTGAATCCTGGGGCGATCCTTCAGCAGGGCTGGGAGATCGTCAAGGCGCTCGGCGAGACGCCTGCGGCGGTCGAGAACCCGCTCGATGTCATGGGCAACATGGCCGACGCCCTGATCCTGGGCCTGGCCATGATCGGCATCATGCTGGCCTTCGCGCTCCTGGCCCTGCAGATCATTGTCTCGCTGCTGGAGTTCAAGATCGTCACCCTGGGCGGCTTCGTGCTCCTGCCCTTCGGCATCTGGAACAAGACCGCCTTTCTGGCCGAACGGCCCCTTGGATATGTCGTCTCGTCCGGATTGAAGGTGCTCGCCCTCGCCATCGTCGTCTCCGGCGCGCGCACGATCTTTGATCAACTCCAGCCCTCGTCCAATCCGGACATCTACGAGGCCCTGACCATCCTGGTGGCCTCGCTGCTGCTGGCGATGCTGGCGGTCTTCATTCCCAACCTGGCCGCCGCCCTGGTTACAGGCGGACCGGCCCTGGGCGCGGGCGCCGCCCTGACGGGCGCGCTCGCCGTGGCCGGCGGTGGAGCGCTTGTGGGCGCAGGCGTGGCGGGCGCAGGCGCCGCCGCCGGTCGCGCCGCCGCCGTCAGCGGGTCGGTCCGCTCCGCAGCGGGCGCCGCATCGGCGTCCCGGTCGGCGCCCGGCGGATCGCCGCCCCCAGGAGGCCCCGGCGGACGCGCCGCGCCGTCGGCTCCGCCGCCGACAGCGGCGGGCGGGAGTGCGCGTGAACGGTCAGCCAGCCCGTCGCCGCCGCGCGGAGAGCCGCCGATCGGACCCCTCGGGCCGAGTAAGAGCCCGTCGGCGAAAGCCGAAGCGCCGCCGCCGGAACCGTCGGCACCCCTGTCGTCCGAGCCCCGGACGCGCGCCGCCGGATTCCAACCTCAGGGCGGTGACCGAAACGCTCCGGATGGCGGCTGGCCGCCGCTGCCCGGTGACGCGGTTCCCCGGTTGCGCGGCGCTCGGCCCTCCGGCCGGTCCGCAGCCCTGCAGGCCTTTTTTGTCGCCAATGCCGGTCGCGGCCTGATGCCAGCCGGCGAGAGCAGCGGCGCCCTTAAACCCACCGTCACCTCCGAGGATTGA
- a CDS encoding conjugal transfer protein TrbJ, with amino-acid sequence MAQQIVYDPRAHVQTSLQAARQLESLANEARSLANEARTLATSPYSHLAQSSQTLREIGELAHTVRGTASTLEGVQRQFADLYPDDLSLSDLTALGGGRTATARRTAQDVARTAAELERLSQGRDGRHRGALAASEGAQGQTAAIQSSTQMLSVLAEDLASLRTLMLAQSRLMAEATARHAAENEAGLEARGRLWGREARTPASPVFDPLPRARR; translated from the coding sequence GTGGCTCAGCAGATCGTCTACGATCCGCGCGCCCATGTGCAGACCAGCCTGCAGGCCGCACGTCAGCTGGAAAGCCTGGCCAATGAGGCGCGGTCCCTGGCCAACGAGGCGCGCACGCTGGCCACCTCGCCCTACAGCCACCTGGCTCAGTCCTCCCAGACCCTGCGCGAGATCGGCGAACTGGCCCACACCGTTCGCGGTACGGCGTCGACGCTTGAAGGCGTCCAGCGCCAGTTCGCCGATCTGTATCCGGACGATCTTTCGCTCTCCGATCTGACGGCGCTGGGCGGGGGCCGGACCGCCACCGCCCGCCGTACGGCCCAGGACGTCGCCCGCACCGCCGCCGAACTGGAGCGGCTCAGCCAGGGTCGCGACGGGCGGCACCGCGGAGCCTTGGCGGCGAGCGAGGGGGCGCAGGGCCAGACGGCCGCGATCCAGTCGTCGACGCAGATGCTGTCGGTGCTGGCCGAGGACCTGGCGAGCCTGCGGACCCTGATGCTGGCGCAGTCGCGGCTTATGGCCGAAGCGACAGCCCGGCACGCCGCCGAGAACGAGGCCGGGCTGGAGGCGCGCGGGCGCTTGTGGGGACGGGAGGCAAGAACGCCGGCCTCGCCTGTGTTCGATCCTCTGCCGCGCGCGCGACGCTGA
- a CDS encoding monovalent cation/H+ antiporter subunit D: MIGWHDHLIIGPIVLPLAVAAAMLLFAERRRRLKTGLSLAAMATVVVMALILLHESATGAGGSADVTRIYRLGAWAAPYGIVLVADRLSTLMIALAGVLGACALIFAMARWDRAGPRFHSLFLLLIMGVNGAVLTGDLFNLFVFFEIMLAASYGLVLHGSGQARIRASLAYIAVNLTASLLFLIGVSLIYGVTGTLNMADLAVRIPTITETDRGLFHVGAAVLGTAFLIKCAMWPTGFWLTPTYAAASAPAAAVFAILSKVGVYVVIRLSLLLFGPAAGASAGFGQGWLLAGGLATVAFGTAGLLASRDLARAAGHAVIVSSGTVLAIVGVGGAAALSGALFYLVGSTLACAALFLLAEILQRGAEPDVGAHRAVFDDEYRDPFADQERNEPGLIIPAAVAGVAGAYLVCVLMIAGLPPLSGFIGKLAMIDALARAGSLAGWLVIAILSLSSLGALIGLTRSGVAALWTREAEAPPLVVGAAEFTALAGLLGACVVLAIAGGPALIYAEQTADWLWRPQAYVQAVLGGGGR; this comes from the coding sequence ATGATTGGCTGGCACGACCATCTCATCATCGGGCCGATCGTACTGCCGCTAGCGGTGGCTGCGGCGATGCTCCTGTTTGCCGAGCGGCGACGCAGGCTGAAGACCGGGTTAAGCCTTGCGGCCATGGCGACGGTGGTGGTCATGGCGCTGATCCTGCTGCACGAAAGCGCGACCGGCGCCGGCGGAAGCGCAGACGTCACACGGATCTATCGGCTGGGCGCCTGGGCGGCGCCTTACGGGATCGTGCTGGTTGCGGATCGGCTGTCGACGCTGATGATCGCGCTGGCGGGCGTGCTGGGGGCCTGTGCGCTGATCTTCGCCATGGCGCGGTGGGATCGGGCGGGACCGCGTTTCCATTCCCTGTTCCTGCTTCTGATCATGGGGGTAAACGGCGCTGTCCTGACGGGCGATCTGTTCAACCTGTTTGTCTTCTTCGAGATCATGCTGGCGGCGTCTTACGGCCTGGTCCTGCACGGCTCGGGACAGGCGCGCATTCGCGCCAGTCTTGCCTATATCGCCGTCAATCTGACAGCATCCTTGCTGTTCCTGATCGGCGTCAGCCTGATTTACGGCGTGACGGGCACGCTGAACATGGCCGACCTGGCCGTGCGCATCCCCACCATCACCGAAACCGACCGAGGGCTTTTCCATGTCGGCGCGGCGGTGCTGGGAACGGCCTTTCTGATCAAGTGCGCCATGTGGCCGACGGGCTTTTGGCTCACGCCGACCTACGCCGCAGCCAGCGCGCCGGCGGCGGCGGTGTTTGCGATCCTGTCCAAGGTCGGCGTCTATGTGGTCATCCGCCTGAGCCTTCTGCTGTTCGGCCCTGCGGCCGGCGCGTCCGCGGGGTTCGGCCAAGGCTGGCTGCTGGCGGGTGGACTGGCCACGGTGGCGTTCGGAACAGCGGGTCTGCTCGCATCGCGCGACCTGGCCCGCGCCGCCGGTCATGCGGTGATCGTGTCGTCCGGCACTGTTCTTGCGATCGTCGGCGTCGGAGGCGCGGCGGCGCTGAGCGGCGCACTCTTCTATCTGGTCGGCTCGACCCTGGCCTGCGCCGCCCTGTTCCTGCTGGCCGAAATTCTCCAGCGCGGCGCCGAGCCGGACGTCGGCGCGCACCGCGCGGTGTTTGATGACGAATACCGGGACCCGTTCGCTGATCAGGAACGCAACGAACCAGGCTTGATCATCCCGGCGGCGGTCGCCGGGGTCGCCGGCGCCTATCTGGTTTGCGTGCTGATGATTGCAGGCCTGCCGCCTCTGTCAGGCTTCATTGGCAAGCTGGCCATGATCGACGCTCTGGCGCGAGCGGGCAGCCTGGCGGGATGGTTGGTGATAGCGATCCTGTCGTTGTCCAGCCTGGGCGCCCTGATCGGCCTGACCCGTTCAGGCGTGGCCGCCCTCTGGACGCGTGAGGCGGAGGCCCCGCCGCTGGTGGTGGGCGCAGCGGAGTTCACGGCGCTGGCCGGCCTGCTCGGCGCCTGCGTGGTGCTGGCGATCGCAGGCGGACCCGCCCTCATTTACGCCGAGCAGACGGCGGATTGGCTGTGGCGTCCGCAAGCCTATGTGCAGGCGGTGCTGGGGGGAGGCGGCCGGTGA
- a CDS encoding Na+/H+ antiporter subunit E, which yields MRAILPHPLLSLSLFVASILLSASVAPPSLVLAALAAILAPQAMRLLGAEPVRVRRPLTILTLAAFVSVDVLRSNAAVAQIILMGRRKKRVSGFIHVPLDLRDRYGLAVLAIILTSTPGTLWVEYEAASGRLLLHVLDLVDEETWVRLIKDRYERRLIEVFE from the coding sequence GTGAGGGCGATCCTGCCCCACCCCCTGCTGTCGCTGAGCCTGTTTGTGGCCTCGATTTTGCTGAGCGCCTCGGTCGCGCCGCCGTCGCTGGTGCTCGCCGCCCTGGCCGCGATTCTTGCGCCGCAGGCGATGCGGCTCTTGGGCGCCGAGCCGGTGAGGGTGCGTCGGCCGTTGACGATCCTGACGCTGGCCGCCTTTGTGAGTGTGGATGTCCTGAGATCCAATGCCGCGGTCGCGCAGATCATCCTGATGGGACGGCGGAAGAAGCGGGTTTCGGGCTTTATCCATGTGCCGCTGGACCTTCGTGACCGCTATGGATTGGCGGTTCTGGCGATCATCCTGACCAGCACGCCGGGCACCCTGTGGGTCGAATACGAGGCCGCGTCCGGTCGCTTGCTGCTTCACGTGCTCGATCTGGTCGACGAGGAGACCTGGGTGCGACTGATCAAGGACAGATATGAGCGGCGGTTGATCGAGGTTTTCGAATGA
- the mnhG gene encoding monovalent cation/H(+) antiporter subunit G → MTDADLPLWAAFTVVALAVAGSGLSLIGTIGLFQLRTFYERVHAPTLGATLGMALVLIASVVYFTLTERRLMPREILIGLFLTVTTPVTLILLVRAALFRDRTEGDANVPAQEQPSKKAALLGGP, encoded by the coding sequence ATGACGGACGCGGACCTGCCGCTGTGGGCGGCCTTCACGGTGGTCGCCCTGGCGGTTGCGGGCTCCGGACTGTCGCTGATCGGAACGATCGGGCTGTTCCAGCTCAGGACGTTCTACGAGCGTGTGCACGCGCCAACCCTCGGCGCCACGCTTGGCATGGCGCTCGTGCTGATCGCCTCCGTTGTCTATTTCACCCTGACCGAGCGGCGGTTGATGCCGCGCGAGATCTTGATCGGCCTGTTCCTAACCGTGACCACGCCCGTGACGCTGATCCTGCTGGTCCGCGCGGCGCTGTTCCGGGACCGCACCGAAGGTGACGCGAACGTTCCTGCGCAGGAACAGCCGAGTAAAAAAGCCGCGCTCCTCGGCGGGCCTTGA
- a CDS encoding TrbG/VirB9 family P-type conjugative transfer protein codes for MDPRRLLNPIALSLGLSLAFSAGGCARVRSAALTSQTEIAPVPLGPDIPAVELVLSAAPDAALADPAPAARPYLEEIARDAATAPEPVGGLTGRATGQMTDPPRPPRGRPAIAAANRAARAASSGVGFVEGVQVFPWREGRVYEVWTAPLRVTALTLAPGETITAKAAGDTVRWQIGESRSGEGAQARTLVLIKPLRSGLETNLVLTTSRRVYYLALRSGGADSFNAAIAWDHADSPIDVAPPDAALEPPPPNVASAAAQPSLDARYRIDTGGRAPRWMPTAVFNDGARTFIALSPEAGVDEAPALFVKAGGELQLVNYRQADGLMIVDRVFDEAELRLGDRRPIVVRIRRHEGAAR; via the coding sequence ATGGACCCCCGACGCCTCCTGAACCCCATCGCGCTCAGCCTCGGCCTCAGCCTCGCGTTCTCGGCTGGCGGCTGCGCCAGGGTGCGGTCCGCCGCGCTCACATCCCAGACGGAGATCGCTCCGGTTCCGTTGGGTCCTGACATACCCGCCGTCGAGCTGGTCCTGTCCGCCGCGCCGGACGCAGCGCTCGCCGATCCGGCTCCGGCCGCCCGACCGTATCTGGAAGAGATCGCCCGCGACGCCGCCACGGCTCCCGAACCGGTGGGCGGGCTGACCGGCAGGGCGACCGGTCAGATGACCGATCCGCCCAGGCCGCCTCGCGGGCGGCCGGCGATCGCCGCGGCCAACCGGGCGGCGCGCGCCGCCTCCAGCGGCGTCGGCTTCGTTGAAGGCGTTCAGGTGTTTCCCTGGAGAGAAGGGCGGGTCTATGAAGTCTGGACCGCTCCGCTCCGCGTCACCGCCCTGACCCTCGCCCCCGGCGAAACGATCACGGCCAAGGCGGCTGGAGACACGGTCCGCTGGCAGATTGGCGAAAGTCGCTCGGGCGAGGGCGCCCAGGCGCGCACCCTTGTCCTGATCAAGCCGCTGCGATCCGGCCTGGAGACCAATCTGGTCCTGACCACGAGCCGCAGGGTCTATTATCTGGCGCTTCGCAGCGGAGGCGCCGACAGCTTCAACGCCGCCATCGCCTGGGATCACGCCGACAGCCCGATCGATGTCGCCCCGCCGGACGCGGCGCTGGAGCCGCCTCCCCCCAATGTCGCGTCGGCTGCGGCGCAGCCCTCCCTCGACGCCCGATACCGCATCGACACCGGCGGCCGGGCGCCGCGATGGATGCCCACGGCGGTGTTCAACGATGGCGCCCGGACCTTTATCGCGCTGTCGCCGGAGGCGGGCGTGGATGAAGCGCCGGCGCTGTTCGTCAAAGCCGGCGGCGAGCTCCAGCTCGTCAACTACCGTCAGGCCGACGGACTCATGATCGTGGATCGTGTGTTCGATGAGGCCGAGCTGCGCCTGGGCGATCGCCGCCCGATCGTGGTTCGAATCCGCAGACATGAGGGAGCCGCCCGATGA
- a CDS encoding K+/H+ antiporter subunit F, whose amino-acid sequence MSASVLFWGLGLAQLLLVCAMGMAAWRIVRGPRAQDRVLGMDTLYLNGMLLIVVFGVRTSSPLYFEAALIIGMLGFAATVALSKFMMRGEVIE is encoded by the coding sequence ATGAGCGCGTCGGTTCTCTTCTGGGGGCTGGGCCTTGCGCAGCTGCTGCTGGTCTGCGCCATGGGCATGGCCGCCTGGCGGATCGTGCGGGGCCCCCGCGCGCAGGATCGGGTGCTGGGCATGGACACGCTCTACCTGAACGGCATGCTGCTGATCGTCGTTTTCGGGGTACGGACCAGCAGCCCCCTGTATTTCGAAGCGGCCTTGATCATCGGCATGTTGGGCTTCGCCGCGACCGTTGCCTTGTCCAAATTCATGATGCGCGGCGAGGTGATCGAATGA
- a CDS encoding Na+/H+ antiporter subunit C: MELVLAIAIGVLAASGVWLLLRPRTFQVIIGLSLLSYAVNIFIFAMGRLKSGTPPVSREGAADPALYADPTPQALVLTAIVISFALTALFLVVLLAARGATGSDHVDGREPDA; the protein is encoded by the coding sequence ATGGAGCTGGTGCTCGCCATCGCCATCGGCGTGCTGGCTGCCTCCGGCGTCTGGCTGTTGCTGCGTCCGCGCACGTTTCAGGTCATTATCGGCCTGTCGCTGCTGTCCTATGCGGTGAACATCTTCATCTTCGCCATGGGGCGGCTGAAGTCGGGCACGCCGCCCGTGTCTCGGGAAGGCGCCGCCGACCCGGCGCTGTATGCGGACCCCACGCCTCAGGCGCTGGTGCTGACGGCTATCGTGATCAGCTTCGCCCTGACAGCCCTGTTCCTGGTCGTGCTGTTGGCGGCCCGCGGCGCGACGGGGAGCGACCATGTAGATGGGCGGGAGCCGGACGCATGA
- a CDS encoding TrbI/VirB10 family protein, which yields MIELQTGQTPSGAGGAAGSEPGPITPPPPSKTPAPPLMGRAPRPGAVRIRKPVVQAGVVLAALLVSGSLAWAFIVQPELKARAVDAATSEQLGEARASVRPSDIVTGQPASYDRLPVVSSTLPEPRGGALEEIAGVPEAQTPAPSPSYARQRERRPVDQAAESSLFFPNAAVTPVAAPRAAEGAEATPTASGRDHEAIYSPHQLLAPISPYELKAGAMIPGVLLTALDTARPGPVVATVTQNVFDSVTGRHLVIPQGTRLIGRHLGEGVHGDRRAYLVWNRLILPNGKSLILAEEPGVDAQGAVGVRGQVDRRLWPLGVASLFAGAITTLGELARAGSDDRSVVASAGDAASIEAAEVGGRLIDRELGVRPSIRVRAGAPVRVMITRDLILEPYRP from the coding sequence ATGATCGAGCTCCAGACCGGCCAGACCCCGAGCGGCGCCGGCGGGGCCGCGGGCTCCGAGCCCGGCCCGATCACGCCTCCGCCCCCGTCCAAGACGCCTGCGCCGCCGCTGATGGGCCGTGCGCCGCGACCCGGTGCGGTCCGGATCCGCAAGCCCGTGGTCCAGGCCGGCGTAGTCCTGGCCGCCCTGCTGGTGTCGGGATCTCTGGCGTGGGCCTTTATTGTTCAGCCTGAACTCAAGGCTCGGGCCGTCGACGCCGCCACATCGGAGCAGCTCGGGGAGGCGAGGGCAAGCGTCCGGCCTTCGGACATCGTCACCGGGCAGCCGGCGAGCTATGATCGGCTGCCCGTCGTCTCGTCGACCTTGCCTGAGCCGCGGGGCGGCGCCTTGGAAGAGATAGCCGGCGTTCCTGAAGCGCAGACGCCCGCGCCCTCACCGTCCTATGCGCGGCAGCGTGAACGCCGGCCGGTCGATCAGGCGGCGGAATCAAGCCTGTTCTTCCCGAACGCAGCCGTCACCCCGGTCGCAGCCCCGCGGGCAGCCGAAGGCGCCGAGGCCACACCGACCGCGTCAGGGCGGGATCATGAGGCAATCTACAGTCCGCACCAGCTGCTGGCGCCGATCTCGCCTTATGAGTTGAAGGCGGGCGCGATGATCCCCGGCGTGCTGTTGACGGCGCTCGACACCGCCCGACCAGGCCCTGTGGTGGCGACCGTCACCCAGAACGTCTTTGATTCCGTTACGGGCCGCCACCTAGTTATCCCGCAAGGGACCCGGTTGATCGGGCGTCATCTTGGGGAAGGCGTTCACGGCGATCGTCGCGCCTATCTGGTCTGGAACCGGTTGATCCTGCCCAATGGCAAGAGCCTGATCCTGGCCGAAGAGCCCGGCGTGGACGCCCAAGGCGCGGTGGGCGTCCGCGGCCAGGTTGATCGCCGCCTCTGGCCGCTGGGAGTCGCTTCGCTGTTCGCCGGCGCGATCACCACCCTGGGCGAGTTGGCCCGGGCCGGCTCGGACGATCGCTCGGTTGTGGCCAGTGCTGGAGACGCGGCCTCCATTGAGGCGGCCGAGGTCGGCGGCCGGCTGATCGACCGGGAGCTCGGCGTCCGACCCTCGATCCGTGTCCGCGCGGGTGCGCCGGTCCGCGTGATGATCACCCGCGATCTGATCCTGGAGCCTTACCGACCATGA
- a CDS encoding TrbC/VirB2 family protein, with the protein MQRLLQRGLSAATVICGLAFAAPALAGGTGMPWEGPLQQIVESITGPVVQAAAVVAVVLFGAGVAMSENGSSMRRGLGILFGLSIAFAASTFFLQFFGFAGGAEIA; encoded by the coding sequence ATGCAACGCCTTCTTCAACGCGGCCTGTCGGCTGCGACGGTGATTTGCGGCCTGGCCTTCGCCGCGCCGGCTCTGGCGGGCGGAACCGGCATGCCCTGGGAGGGGCCGCTCCAGCAGATCGTGGAGTCGATCACCGGACCGGTAGTCCAGGCAGCGGCCGTCGTGGCGGTTGTGCTCTTCGGCGCCGGCGTGGCGATGAGCGAGAATGGATCCTCGATGCGGCGGGGCCTGGGCATACTGTTCGGCCTTTCAATCGCCTTTGCCGCCTCGACGTTTTTTCTGCAGTTCTTCGGCTTCGCCGGCGGGGCGGAGATCGCGTGA